One window of Athalia rosae chromosome 4, iyAthRosa1.1, whole genome shotgun sequence genomic DNA carries:
- the LOC105692574 gene encoding uncharacterized protein LOC105692574 has translation MQICPAEPTPINPPLSIIEAKNKIRLGHDECCNCCCCCTPQPKCLKYVQPERTKSCAPIRNFYSTSQYYYKPDVPMEDNTTYRLSYWEGPNSPVDPFHPEDNLTVGGGKISDDTTHRLSYPGNWCVKPEAPLTPCKRQLLGQGPMQDVTTQKHDYTWKQIPRAEPFKAVPNIYSPCATMADDTTYRLSYYNYNCLSPIKSYAPIREYSKSDVPMEGCTTYRLSYWPTEPPAKEEYPWCKKLEYHPPVDPMDACTTYKLSYWPNCDNEPRKPFQIPDTENILNAKCCFDDNTTYRLSYFGCENDARRTPIKQSENISLSTCPVSHYTTNRLSYLGNWCVKPEKPITPCRRQLLGKGPMQEVTTQKHDYTWKCSNRGDGDKFRPIDNLEFSPLPLECCTTNRLSYMPINEKSLVPIKSYAPERRYWKSDVPLEGETVMKLSYQPVEVADKVEKPWGARQSFHPPTTPMEDNTTYNLSYIPPGTLEPLPSDAPPCPPSNPCTREFLEFFQIFCPQ, from the exons ATGCAGATCTGCCCAGCCGAGCC aACACCCATCAACCCACCACTGTCCATCATAGAGgcgaagaataaaatacga CTCGGTCATGACGAATGCTGTaattgctgttgttgctgtacACCGCAGCCAAAATGTCTC AAATACGTTCAACCAGAGAGGACAAAATCTTGTGCTCCGATCAGG aatttttattcaacttctCAGTACTATTATAAACCGGATGTTCCCATGGAGGACAACACAACGTATCGTCTTTCTTATTGGGAAGGTCCGAATTCCCCGGTGGATCCTTTTCATCCAGAGGATAACTTGACCGTTGGAGGTGGAAAAATATCCGACGATACAACGCACAGA TTAAGCTACCCGGGGAATTGGTGCGTTAAACCGGAAGCTCCTCTGACACCTTGTAAACGTCAACTTCTTGGGCAAGGTCCCATGCAAGATGTGACAACGCAAAAGCACGATTACACATGGAAACAAATTCCAAGAGCCGAACCCTTCAAGGCGGTTCCAAACATCTATTCTCCTTGTGCAACGATGGCTG acGACACAACTTACCGTTTAAGCTATTACAACTACAATTGTTTGTCACCGATAAAATCTTACGCCCCAATTAGAGAATATTCTAAATCCGACGTGCCCATGGAAGGGTGTACCACTTATAGGCTCAGCTATTGGCCCACTGAACCACCAGCAAAG GAGGAATATCCTTGGTGTAAAAAATTAGAGTACCACCCCCCAGTGGATCCGATGGACGCATGTACGACTTACAAACTCAGTTACTGGCCAAATTGCGACAATGAACCAAGGAAACCATTCCAAATTCCGGATACGGAGAATATATTAAACGCAAAATGTTGCTTCGACGATAACACGACTTATAGACTAAGCTATTTCGGGTGTGAAAACGACGCTAGGAGAACGCCCATCAAACAGTCGGAGAATATCAGCTTATCTACTTGCCCTGTTTCTCATTACACGACTAACCga TTGAGCTATCTAGGCAATTGGTGCGTGAAACCAGAGAAGCCAATAACCCCGTGTCGAAGACAGCTGCTCGGAAAAGGACCCATGCAAGAAGTGACTACTCAGAAGCACGATTACACTTGGAAATGTTCAAATCGTGGAGACGGAGATAAATTCCGACCAATTGATAATCTCGAGTTTTCACCACTCCCATTAGAAT gCTGCACAACTAACCGGCTATCCTATATGCCGATCAATGAGAAATCTCTGGTTCCCATAAAATCATATGCACCTGAGCGAAGGTACTGGAAATCGGATGTCCCATTAGAGGGAGAAACTGTAATGAAACTCAGCTATCAGCCCGTTGAAGTTGCTGATAAAGTCGAAAAACCTTGGGGTGCTAGACAATCTTTCCATCCTCCAACCACCCCGATGGAAGATAATACCACTTACAACCTCAG CTACATTCCACCGGGTACTTTGGAACCTCTGCCTTCAGACGCTCCACCTTGTCCCCCTTCGAATCCCTGTACTCGTGagtttcttgaatttttccagatattcTGCCCACAGTAA